A window from Nitrosopumilus adriaticus encodes these proteins:
- the msrB gene encoding peptide-methionine (R)-S-oxide reductase MsrB: MVEKISENPEEWKEKLTPDQYEICVNHGTEPPFSGKYNNTKLEGHFKCVCCGEELFSSDAKFDSGSGWPSFWEPVSEEKIEYVSDTAYGMVRTEVNCKKCGAHLGHVFDDGPKPTNQRYCINSVSLQHEKDQE; this comes from the coding sequence ATGGTAGAAAAGATTTCTGAAAATCCTGAAGAGTGGAAAGAAAAATTGACACCAGATCAATACGAAATATGTGTCAATCACGGAACAGAGCCGCCATTTTCTGGAAAATACAACAATACAAAACTGGAAGGACATTTCAAGTGTGTCTGCTGTGGAGAAGAACTATTTTCATCTGATGCAAAGTTTGATTCCGGTTCTGGATGGCCAAGTTTTTGGGAGCCAGTTTCTGAAGAAAAGATAGAATATGTTTCAGATACGGCATACGGAATGGTCAGAACTGAAGTTAATTGTAAAAAATGTGGCGCTCACCTGGGGCATGTCTTCGATGATGGTCCAAAGCCCACTAATCAAAGATACTGTATCAACTCAGTTTCATTGCAGCATGAAAAAGACCAAGAATAA
- a CDS encoding tRNA (adenine-N1)-methyltransferase yields MAKIKQNSPVLFYFNHSKKWLAKISKKESFHTHIGIIKHSDAIGKEYGSRLITNKDKYVYLLEPTMFDYVMKIQHGTQIVYPKDLGYIVARAGIGSGQKILEIGTGSGSLTSFVANIVKPRGHVYTFDVDANFMRIAEKNIKKAGVSKYVTQHNLDLKTAKKLPLEDMDVALIDLGDPWVVIPQVRKMLKGSGSIFAICPTMNQLEKLTMALVDNEFTDIESTEHILRTIEARDGKTRHSFQGIGHTTYLCFARKAFFDRASRKISDKSDTVKAAKKTPKPIKKSAKKPAKKASKKSS; encoded by the coding sequence ATGGCAAAAATAAAGCAAAATTCTCCCGTACTGTTCTACTTTAATCATTCTAAAAAATGGCTTGCAAAAATTTCAAAAAAAGAATCATTTCATACTCACATTGGTATAATAAAACACTCTGATGCAATAGGAAAAGAATATGGTTCCAGATTAATCACAAACAAAGACAAGTACGTCTACCTTCTTGAACCTACGATGTTTGATTATGTAATGAAAATTCAACACGGTACGCAGATTGTATATCCAAAAGATTTGGGATACATCGTAGCAAGAGCTGGAATTGGTAGTGGTCAAAAGATTTTAGAGATTGGCACTGGTAGTGGCTCGCTTACTTCTTTTGTTGCCAACATAGTAAAACCACGTGGGCATGTCTACACTTTTGATGTTGATGCTAACTTTATGAGAATTGCAGAAAAAAATATCAAAAAGGCTGGTGTTTCAAAATATGTTACACAACATAACTTGGATCTAAAAACTGCAAAAAAATTACCACTGGAAGATATGGATGTTGCTTTAATTGATTTAGGTGATCCTTGGGTTGTCATTCCTCAAGTAAGAAAGATGCTAAAAGGCAGTGGAAGTATTTTTGCAATTTGTCCTACTATGAATCAATTAGAAAAATTAACTATGGCTCTAGTAGATAATGAATTTACTGATATAGAATCAACTGAACATATTTTACGTACTATTGAAGCAAGAGATGGAAAAACTCGTCATTCTTTTCAGGGTATTGGACATACTACCTACCTATGTTTTGCTAGAAAAGCATTTTTTGATAGGGCATCAAGAAAAATCTCTGACAAATCTGATACTGTAAAGGCTGCTAAAAAAACTCCGAAACCTATCAAGAAATCTGCAAAAAAACCTGCCAAGAAAGCAAGTAAAAAATCATCTTAG
- a CDS encoding homoserine dehydrogenase produces MRIILCGFGVVGQSLVKLFESRSDDLYSKYGLKPRIVGVFDSKGSAVDSSGLNFNKLIEVKKKFGTVKNYSDKKNSMTGVEMLKNVEADVLIETTASNYKDAEPGMTHIITAMKKRMHVISVNKGPLALAFPSLMELATYNQVMFKFSGTVGGGTPILDYAKNSLSGERITSFAGILNGTTNYILSNMATGLSFDEALKDAKNKGYVEADESLDLDGLDAAAKLVILANWIMGMKVTLPDIDCTGIRKVTTDDIKKAEKNNCSVKLIASCNKELVVGPKEISNDDPLCVNGTLNAIAFTSEHSGTQTIIGRGAGGMETASSILRDLLDIRQEISRT; encoded by the coding sequence TTGAGGATAATCCTGTGCGGATTTGGCGTTGTTGGCCAAAGTCTTGTAAAGTTATTTGAGTCAAGATCAGATGATCTCTATTCAAAATACGGATTGAAACCAAGAATAGTAGGGGTTTTTGACAGTAAAGGGAGTGCAGTAGATTCATCAGGATTGAATTTCAATAAACTAATTGAAGTAAAGAAAAAGTTTGGCACAGTAAAAAATTATTCAGATAAAAAAAATTCAATGACAGGAGTTGAAATGCTAAAAAATGTCGAAGCTGATGTACTAATTGAGACTACTGCCAGCAATTACAAGGATGCAGAGCCAGGAATGACTCACATTATCACTGCAATGAAAAAAAGGATGCATGTGATTTCCGTAAACAAGGGCCCTCTAGCATTGGCATTTCCATCCCTAATGGAACTTGCAACATACAATCAAGTTATGTTCAAATTTAGCGGTACTGTGGGAGGAGGAACTCCAATTTTAGATTATGCAAAAAACAGTTTGAGTGGAGAAAGAATCACATCATTTGCAGGAATTCTTAACGGAACTACAAATTACATTTTATCAAATATGGCAACAGGTTTATCATTTGATGAAGCACTAAAGGATGCTAAGAATAAAGGATATGTCGAAGCTGACGAATCTTTAGATTTGGACGGATTAGACGCTGCTGCAAAACTAGTAATTCTTGCAAACTGGATCATGGGAATGAAAGTTACACTGCCTGACATTGATTGTACAGGAATTCGTAAAGTAACAACAGACGATATCAAAAAAGCAGAAAAGAACAATTGCTCAGTTAAATTAATCGCATCTTGCAACAAGGAGCTTGTTGTAGGCCCTAAAGAAATATCAAATGATGATCCATTATGTGTTAACGGAACGCTTAATGCAATTGCTTTCACATCAGAGCATTCAGGCACTCAAACCATTATCGGTAGAGGTGCAGGAGGTATGGAAACTGCTAGTTCCATTCTAAGGGATTTACTTGACATCAGACAAGAGATATCCAGAACTTGA
- a CDS encoding M20/M25/M40 family metallo-hydrolase: MNTLKHVDTNMANLISDLQTMIRQPSVSAKNEGIEECATLVSKILKKSGIPSEILRLKKGVAPLVYGEIKSKQNSSKTLMFYNHYDVQPAEPFDLWDDPPFSGKRKGNKIFGRGATDDKGELITRIKAVEACLKTTGDVPCNIKFVIEGEEETGSAHIEEYLKKYKKKFSCDGVIWEFGYVDSENRPIIGLGMKGLLFVELSVTESNIDAHSSLAALIKNPAWRLIEALKTLRDSDGKILIKDWYKEVTAFSKKDLEIIRNEPFDETVFKNEFGIKSFLGNKSGINAKKALVGGATCNIAGFVSGYTGDGAKTVLPGNALVKIDFRLVPKMDPKKQIMRLKNHLKSKGFSDVKMKIYHGEAAARTDSSDPFVSQVKDAADKVFGKSILNVSNAGTGPMFPFVDILKAPCISIGSTYMFSKIHSPNEFARVDLLKKTTKCICLIMQNFGKT, from the coding sequence ATGAATACTCTGAAACATGTGGACACTAATATGGCAAATCTGATTTCAGATCTCCAAACTATGATTAGGCAACCAAGCGTTTCTGCAAAAAATGAAGGTATTGAAGAATGTGCAACACTTGTTTCAAAGATACTAAAAAAATCTGGAATTCCTTCTGAAATCTTGAGATTGAAAAAAGGTGTGGCTCCTCTAGTTTACGGAGAGATAAAGTCAAAACAAAACTCTTCAAAAACTTTGATGTTTTACAATCACTATGACGTTCAACCTGCAGAACCATTTGATTTATGGGATGATCCTCCGTTCAGTGGAAAAAGAAAAGGAAACAAAATTTTTGGTAGGGGGGCAACAGATGACAAGGGCGAATTAATCACTAGAATCAAAGCTGTGGAGGCCTGTTTGAAAACAACAGGTGATGTACCATGCAACATAAAATTTGTAATTGAAGGAGAAGAGGAGACAGGAAGTGCTCATATTGAAGAGTACTTGAAAAAATACAAAAAGAAATTTTCTTGCGATGGTGTGATTTGGGAATTTGGGTATGTGGATTCAGAAAATAGGCCAATCATTGGTCTTGGAATGAAAGGATTGCTATTTGTAGAATTATCTGTAACTGAATCAAACATAGATGCTCATTCTAGTTTAGCTGCTTTGATAAAAAATCCTGCATGGAGATTAATTGAAGCTTTAAAGACATTGCGTGATTCTGATGGTAAAATCCTCATAAAAGATTGGTACAAGGAGGTCACTGCATTTTCAAAAAAAGATTTAGAAATTATTAGAAATGAACCATTTGATGAAACAGTATTCAAAAATGAATTTGGAATAAAATCTTTTTTGGGTAATAAGAGTGGAATAAATGCAAAAAAGGCCTTAGTGGGAGGGGCTACGTGTAATATTGCTGGATTTGTATCAGGCTATACCGGAGATGGCGCAAAAACTGTTCTTCCTGGAAATGCATTAGTGAAAATTGATTTTAGACTCGTACCTAAAATGGACCCAAAAAAACAGATTATGCGATTAAAAAATCATCTAAAGTCTAAAGGCTTCTCTGATGTCAAAATGAAAATCTATCATGGTGAGGCAGCAGCTAGAACTGATTCATCAGATCCTTTTGTTTCTCAAGTAAAAGATGCTGCAGACAAAGTTTTTGGAAAATCAATTCTTAATGTGTCTAATGCTGGAACAGGCCCGATGTTTCCCTTTGTTGATATTTTAAAAGCTCCATGCATTTCTATTGGAAGCACATACATGTTTTCAAAGATTCATTCTCCAAATGAATTTGCTAGAGTAGATTTGTTAAAGAAAACTACAAAATGCATTTGTTTGATTATGCAAAACTTTGGAAAAACCTAA
- a CDS encoding PUA domain-containing protein, which translates to MKSNLISKSETAALLKAVSEKWNMEFPKIKNLKVHQILEDAQIITGNGIKILKINDDYLPFLSETKMLERFPSVMVDMGAVKFMCKGANVMRPGIKKFTEFEKDQLVCIIEESQHKFLAVGKAMVSSSELEEMEKGEVIKNIHYISDKFWETGKTIYD; encoded by the coding sequence TTGAAGTCAAACCTAATTTCAAAGAGTGAAACTGCTGCACTATTAAAAGCAGTCTCTGAAAAATGGAATATGGAGTTTCCCAAAATTAAAAATCTCAAAGTACATCAAATTTTAGAGGATGCACAGATAATTACTGGTAATGGAATAAAGATTCTCAAAATTAATGATGATTATCTGCCATTTTTGTCAGAGACTAAAATGCTAGAAAGATTTCCCAGTGTAATGGTAGACATGGGAGCCGTGAAATTCATGTGTAAAGGTGCCAACGTAATGAGGCCTGGAATTAAAAAATTCACAGAATTTGAAAAAGATCAACTTGTTTGTATCATAGAGGAATCTCAGCATAAGTTTCTAGCAGTTGGAAAGGCAATGGTATCTAGTTCAGAGTTGGAAGAAATGGAAAAAGGCGAAGTAATAAAAAACATCCACTATATTTCAGATAAATTTTGGGAAACGGGAAAAACAATTTACGATTAA
- a CDS encoding PAC2 family protein, translated as MSSESKNEKFLIVAFPSVGLVGSFAISYLSAQLQMKDIGELEISEISPSYVIEKGEAYGPIRIYNKDNIYAILAGIPINIQTTFELIKKSIDFAKRNNISKIIIPRGLEVDKNFKGDPVSYGLAVNKNSKSALDEINLPSVPGATVFGADASVISALKNSDATAIILYTTCRMMMPDDDAIIKSIKTLSDIIRVKIDTEKFEERLEKINRENQKIIEETRKYYENSSGRSTVTPTPGIG; from the coding sequence ATGAGTTCAGAATCCAAAAATGAAAAATTTCTGATTGTCGCGTTCCCTAGTGTGGGCTTAGTAGGATCTTTTGCAATATCATATCTTAGCGCCCAATTACAAATGAAGGATATAGGAGAACTAGAAATCTCAGAGATTTCCCCATCATACGTAATTGAAAAGGGAGAAGCTTATGGACCTATTAGAATATACAACAAGGACAATATTTATGCAATTTTAGCTGGAATTCCCATCAATATTCAAACAACATTTGAATTAATTAAAAAATCCATAGACTTTGCAAAACGCAACAACATTTCCAAAATAATAATTCCAAGGGGATTAGAAGTGGACAAAAATTTCAAAGGAGACCCAGTCTCATATGGACTTGCAGTCAACAAAAATTCAAAATCGGCATTAGATGAAATTAACTTACCCTCAGTTCCAGGAGCAACAGTATTCGGTGCCGATGCAAGTGTAATTTCTGCATTAAAAAATTCAGATGCAACGGCCATTATTTTGTATACTACTTGCCGAATGATGATGCCTGATGATGATGCAATCATAAAGTCAATTAAAACGCTATCAGACATAATCAGAGTCAAAATAGATACTGAAAAATTCGAAGAGCGCCTGGAGAAAATCAACAGGGAGAATCAGAAGATAATAGAAGAGACTAGAAAATATTATGAAAACTCATCTGGAAGATCCACAGTCACCCCAACTCCGGGCATAGGTTAA
- a CDS encoding NAD(P)H-hydrate dehydratase yields MVAKNLTLSIVKKFIPPRKAKSRKGENGIVLVIGGSYIYHGAPILSSIAALRCGTDLVYTSVPNINVAPTRSISPNLIVIPLVDQKLTRGAVNKLLGALPRNLDSATIGMGLAIQERNALLHLVQSLLDRDVRLSLDASALIPEVLPLLPNKNVVVTPHAGEFKRLFGEAPSNSKNERIKLVEKKAKENGITVLLKGATDVISNGTMTYLYEKKIPAMTVGGTGDVLSGLVAGLLSKNRKPLESAAAATFINGLAGKAVQKKLGLHMTSMDLLDEIPAAMKPFDKIV; encoded by the coding sequence ATGGTTGCAAAAAATCTCACATTATCAATAGTAAAAAAATTCATCCCACCTAGAAAAGCAAAATCTCGTAAAGGCGAAAATGGCATAGTTTTGGTAATTGGTGGAAGCTACATCTATCATGGGGCTCCAATACTGTCTTCAATTGCCGCACTCAGATGTGGTACTGATTTAGTTTACACCTCTGTTCCCAACATCAATGTGGCCCCAACTAGGTCGATATCTCCAAATCTTATCGTCATCCCTCTAGTTGATCAAAAATTGACTCGTGGTGCAGTAAACAAACTATTGGGAGCATTACCTAGAAATCTTGATTCTGCCACAATTGGAATGGGTCTTGCAATTCAAGAACGAAATGCTTTACTGCATCTTGTACAATCTCTATTAGATAGGGACGTTAGGTTATCCCTTGATGCAAGTGCGCTTATTCCTGAAGTTTTGCCATTGCTGCCAAACAAAAATGTTGTAGTGACACCGCATGCAGGTGAATTTAAGAGATTGTTTGGAGAAGCACCATCAAACTCAAAAAATGAGAGAATAAAACTTGTAGAGAAAAAAGCCAAAGAAAATGGGATCACTGTTTTACTCAAAGGCGCAACTGATGTAATCTCAAATGGAACTATGACTTATCTTTATGAGAAAAAAATTCCTGCAATGACAGTTGGGGGAACAGGTGATGTGCTTTCAGGATTGGTTGCAGGATTGCTCTCAAAGAATAGAAAACCTTTGGAATCTGCAGCAGCTGCAACTTTCATCAATGGCTTGGCAGGAAAAGCAGTTCAAAAGAAACTTGGATTGCATATGACCTCTATGGATCTGCTAGATGAAATACCTGCAGCAATGAAGCCATTTGACAAAATTGTGTGA
- a CDS encoding DoxX family protein, with the protein MTTAEINGKFLNDVVFMGLRSALGVIFIVHGIGKFNPGFSNFLTSLGIPVEMQIPIALAELVPGILLIFGVLSRLSAALISIIMLGAIFLVKGAQSLTGDKGVEIDLILLAGALVIMIVGPGRISIAHVIKKIPRCLH; encoded by the coding sequence ATGACTACAGCAGAGATTAATGGTAAATTTCTAAACGACGTAGTCTTCATGGGGCTAAGATCAGCATTAGGTGTGATCTTTATTGTTCACGGCATAGGAAAATTCAATCCGGGTTTTTCAAACTTTTTGACAAGTTTGGGAATTCCAGTGGAGATGCAAATTCCAATAGCACTTGCAGAATTAGTTCCAGGAATCTTGTTAATTTTCGGGGTTCTCAGCAGACTTTCTGCAGCATTAATTTCAATCATAATGTTAGGTGCAATATTCTTAGTCAAAGGAGCTCAAAGCTTAACAGGTGACAAAGGAGTAGAGATTGATCTTATTCTTTTGGCAGGAGCACTAGTAATTATGATTGTAGGACCAGGAAGAATTTCAATTGCTCATGTAATTAAAAAAATACCCAGATGTTTACATTAG
- a CDS encoding proteasome subunit beta yields the protein MSMYMPGATAVGITFDGGVVFASEKRIAFGNFLVSKSTKKTFPITNKVGATCAGLVADMQILTLQIAALAKIRKMELKRDIPPNTVAKMMSNMMYERRYFPLLTQVIVGGVVDKPIMYTLDPLGSVLPDEYAAVGTGAEMALGVLDPQFKPNMTKDEAIDLAKRAVRSAALRDSASGDGLDILVITKDGTEEFTESIK from the coding sequence ATGTCAATGTATATGCCAGGGGCAACTGCTGTTGGAATTACTTTTGATGGTGGCGTAGTTTTTGCAAGCGAAAAAAGGATTGCCTTTGGTAATTTCCTCGTAAGTAAATCCACAAAGAAAACTTTTCCTATTACGAATAAAGTTGGTGCAACATGTGCTGGGCTTGTAGCTGATATGCAAATCCTGACACTTCAAATCGCCGCTCTTGCCAAAATAAGGAAAATGGAACTCAAACGAGATATCCCTCCAAATACAGTGGCAAAAATGATGTCAAATATGATGTATGAGCGAAGATACTTCCCATTACTTACTCAGGTAATAGTTGGAGGTGTTGTAGACAAACCAATAATGTATACACTAGACCCACTTGGCTCTGTTCTTCCAGATGAATATGCAGCAGTTGGAACAGGTGCAGAAATGGCATTGGGTGTATTAGATCCTCAGTTCAAGCCAAACATGACAAAAGATGAGGCAATTGATTTGGCAAAACGTGCAGTTCGTTCTGCAGCATTAAGAGATTCTGCAAGTGGTGATGGTTTGGATATTCTTGTAATTACAAAAGACGGTACTGAAGAATTCACTGAATCAATCAAATAA
- a CDS encoding Mut7-C RNAse domain-containing protein produces MLFFVDAMLGNIAKKLRLLGFDSEYSSDVDDLELLEKSKNEDRIIISKDQNLIRRAEKMGLLSVHVSKEDEIEQFQEILQKINLEFAEISGDVARCPKCNSTTSEINKSEIKNEIQERILEYHDKFWRCDGCNQIYWEGTHIKNLQEFVRKIKC; encoded by the coding sequence ATGTTGTTTTTTGTTGATGCGATGCTTGGCAATATTGCCAAAAAATTACGTCTTCTGGGATTTGATTCTGAATACTCTTCTGATGTTGATGATTTGGAATTATTGGAAAAATCTAAAAATGAAGACAGAATAATCATCTCAAAAGATCAGAATCTGATTAGACGTGCAGAAAAAATGGGACTTTTATCTGTACATGTATCTAAAGAAGACGAAATTGAACAATTTCAAGAGATTCTTCAAAAAATAAATTTGGAATTTGCTGAAATTTCAGGAGACGTTGCAAGATGCCCTAAATGCAATTCTACAACATCTGAAATTAACAAATCAGAAATAAAAAATGAAATTCAGGAAAGAATTCTAGAGTATCATGATAAATTCTGGAGATGTGATGGGTGCAATCAAATCTATTGGGAGGGAACACACATTAAAAATTTACAAGAGTTTGTTCGGAAAATAAAATGTTAG
- a CDS encoding pyridoxamine 5'-phosphate oxidase family protein translates to MVKIPDSIKKFIDEQGIFVVGTIGETKFVNISPRIFFKVEEDAIYWLDFFEHKSFKNIQVNPYVTISVFNKNDLEGYQFKGSASYITDEPTKSEIRDSVIENILKTNLSPKTKSLSEKEAHVIQFEPQVCYSLNPEEYSDMSIGSDIDSTSLFCD, encoded by the coding sequence ATGGTAAAAATTCCTGATTCTATTAAAAAATTCATTGATGAGCAAGGTATTTTTGTAGTTGGGACTATTGGTGAAACTAAATTTGTAAATATATCCCCCAGAATTTTTTTCAAAGTAGAAGAAGATGCAATTTACTGGTTAGATTTTTTTGAACACAAATCATTCAAAAATATCCAAGTAAACCCTTATGTGACAATTTCTGTTTTTAACAAAAATGACTTGGAAGGATATCAGTTCAAAGGTTCAGCTTCATACATAACTGATGAGCCAACCAAATCAGAAATCAGAGACTCTGTAATTGAGAATATTTTAAAGACAAATCTTTCCCCAAAAACAAAATCCTTATCTGAAAAAGAAGCTCATGTAATTCAATTTGAACCACAAGTTTGCTATTCTCTAAATCCTGAGGAATACTCTGACATGTCAATTGGTTCTGATATTGACTCTACATCCTTGTTTTGCGACTAG
- a CDS encoding methyl-accepting chemotaxis protein translates to MSTSQNIATKENKDTRDNFFKQVVDQTTDIGNEISRALKSTKEITRRASMLSTTAKIEANRAGDVGRNFLVVSESIDELSRKTDDVLNKMKEETIQEIENISKVIKTKSISIQGNRLTNLALTNIRLVDRNLFERAADVRWWATDEILINSLLEENDSKFNDAKYRLGVILKSYTVYYDLILCNSDGLCIASAEDKFRLTGRNFSDKPWFRSAMNTKNGEDFGFDSVHKSPAINDDFTMVYSCKVHEDGDPQKRVIGVIGAVFKWKEFVQRIVHDTPLLPEEIDKTRILICDNDGTVIADTKDRILQQNIQFTGRDELFKKEKGFEIVEKNWHKKLVCHALSPGFEGYKSENWHSLIIQDMDDDSQIRDFSNSDNESLETVNELISNLSEETKKAICEIEKINDDTHVLSLNAAIESAKVGDAGRGFSVISTFMSDLSKTTSSITSMMDSNTEKKLSELYSFISLNSKIIRGNRLSNLSFTNIDLIDRALYERTADVRWWATESSILRALNEKTNDAKDFLTSRLATILKFYTVYDNLIVCDTFGNIIAKGSSNSIGEGNVKEMSWFKNTLENNEKEYGFDTICKQQESGMSTNLVFSSKIHKNGDASDKVIGILGIMFDWERFIKTLFDQTPLRENEIKSTNLLVLDSNGDVLSENKSNTFTFDSDLLHSLDDTKNYQIISSGDSEVIVAHCKSKGYEGFSTGWHSVILQPL, encoded by the coding sequence TTGAGCACATCCCAAAATATTGCCACTAAAGAGAATAAGGATACTAGAGATAATTTTTTCAAGCAAGTAGTAGATCAAACTACTGATATTGGAAACGAAATAAGCCGTGCTTTAAAATCCACTAAAGAAATTACGCGTCGTGCTAGTATGTTATCCACTACAGCAAAAATTGAAGCTAATCGTGCAGGCGATGTGGGAAGAAATTTTTTGGTAGTATCAGAATCAATCGATGAATTAAGTCGAAAAACAGATGATGTCTTAAACAAAATGAAGGAAGAAACTATTCAAGAAATAGAAAATATTTCCAAAGTCATAAAAACAAAATCTATCAGTATTCAGGGAAATAGACTAACTAATCTTGCTTTGACAAACATTCGACTTGTTGACAGAAATCTATTTGAGCGCGCAGCTGATGTTCGTTGGTGGGCAACTGATGAAATTTTGATAAATTCTCTTCTTGAGGAAAATGATTCTAAATTTAATGATGCAAAATATAGGCTAGGTGTAATTTTAAAATCATATACTGTTTACTATGATCTAATTTTGTGCAATAGCGACGGACTATGTATAGCATCTGCAGAGGATAAATTCCGTCTGACTGGTAGAAACTTTTCTGATAAACCATGGTTTAGATCCGCAATGAATACAAAAAATGGTGAGGATTTTGGATTTGATTCTGTACACAAATCTCCTGCAATTAATGATGATTTTACTATGGTGTATTCTTGCAAGGTTCATGAAGATGGTGATCCTCAGAAAAGAGTAATTGGCGTGATAGGAGCTGTATTCAAATGGAAAGAATTTGTTCAAAGAATAGTTCATGATACTCCGTTACTGCCTGAAGAAATTGACAAAACAAGAATTTTGATTTGTGATAATGATGGAACTGTAATTGCTGACACAAAAGATAGAATACTTCAGCAAAATATCCAATTTACTGGAAGAGATGAACTATTCAAAAAAGAAAAAGGTTTTGAAATTGTGGAGAAAAACTGGCATAAAAAATTGGTTTGCCATGCACTTTCCCCCGGATTTGAAGGATACAAATCAGAAAACTGGCATTCGTTAATTATCCAAGACATGGATGATGACTCTCAAATCCGTGACTTTTCTAATAGTGACAATGAATCTCTAGAGACTGTTAATGAATTAATTTCAAATCTTTCAGAGGAAACAAAAAAAGCCATATGTGAAATTGAAAAAATCAATGATGATACCCATGTATTGTCTCTTAACGCTGCAATAGAATCAGCCAAAGTTGGAGATGCGGGAAGAGGTTTTAGTGTAATCTCAACTTTCATGAGTGATCTCTCAAAAACTACCTCTTCAATTACATCTATGATGGATTCTAATACTGAAAAAAAACTATCTGAACTTTATTCCTTTATCTCATTAAACTCTAAAATAATTCGAGGCAATAGACTATCTAATCTTTCATTTACCAATATTGATTTAATTGATAGAGCACTCTATGAGCGAACAGCGGATGTGCGTTGGTGGGCAACTGAAAGCAGCATACTACGAGCACTAAATGAAAAAACAAATGATGCTAAAGATTTCCTCACATCAAGATTGGCAACTATTTTAAAATTTTACACTGTTTATGACAATCTGATTGTGTGTGATACATTTGGAAATATAATTGCAAAGGGCTCGTCAAATTCTATTGGGGAGGGAAATGTGAAAGAGATGTCGTGGTTTAAAAATACCTTAGAAAACAATGAAAAAGAATATGGATTTGATACAATTTGTAAGCAACAAGAATCTGGAATGTCAACAAACCTGGTCTTTTCATCCAAGATTCATAAAAATGGGGATGCATCAGATAAGGTGATAGGCATTCTTGGCATAATGTTTGATTGGGAGCGATTTATCAAAACTCTTTTTGATCAAACCCCTCTTCGTGAAAATGAAATTAAATCTACCAATTTACTTGTTTTAGATTCTAATGGGGATGTATTATCAGAAAACAAAAGTAATACTTTTACTTTTGACAGTGATTTGTTGCACTCACTTGATGATACAAAGAATTATCAAATTATTTCCTCAGGGGATTCTGAAGTAATTGTTGCACATTGCAAATCAAAGGGTTATGAAGGCTTCTCTACTGGATGGCATTCGGTAATTCTTCAACCACTGTGA